From the genome of Pelmatolapia mariae isolate MD_Pm_ZW linkage group LG12, Pm_UMD_F_2, whole genome shotgun sequence, one region includes:
- the LOC134639261 gene encoding glutathione hydrolase 5 proenzyme-like, producing the protein MDSSGKVKIITSRETVPKNVTSDLLKLCPNTTEWTVEWKQDSRWIGVPGEIRGYEAAHRLYGKLPWADLFQPTIKLAREGFRIPYYQGHYIPRINNTSIRELYLDKNGNLLKTGDTVKFEKLADTLETIANEGPDVFYNGAIAKNLIRDIQKAGGKLTLEDLASYEANVTDAWNISLGEYRMYFPPPPSGGAILSFILNIMKGYKMNSEPNATDEKILFYHRYIEALKFANGLKKYIRDPNFSSDKMAKNLTEDSFADSIRSLISSDRTHDPQYYGDTPCLDSIGTTHLSVLAEDGSAVSVTSTINDEFGSKVLSPSTGIILNNQLFDFCNRANSTSPGERPPSNTAPSVLKSQSKMLVIGGSGAEMIPPAVASAVMNHLWFGKSLKEAIVTPVLFVNCQSEVKLESKLEKDVVDGLEAKGHKITQFYNVVNAVEKAGSCISAWSDERKKGEPAGY; encoded by the exons ATGGACAGCTCCG GTAAAGTGAAAATCATCACCTCCAGAGAGACTGTCCCCAAaaatgtgacctctgacctccttaAGTTGTGTCCTAACACCACAGAGTGGACTGTGGAGTGGAAGCAAG ACAGCAGATGGATTGGGGTTCCTGGAGAAATTCGAGGTTATGAAGCGGCACACCGGCTTTATGGGAAGTTGCCGTGGGCCGACCTCTTTCAGCCGACCATCAAATTAGCCCGAGAAGGATTCCGTATTCCTTACTACCAAGGTCATTACATCCCACGCATTAATAATACGTCAATACG GGAGTTATATTTAGATAAAAATGGGAACCTGCTTAAGACCGGTGATACTGTGAAATTTGAGAAACTGGCTGACACTTTGGAGACGATCGCAAACGAGGGACCAGATGTGTTTTACAACGGAGCAATAGCAAAGAATTTAATCCGTGACATACAGAAAGCAG GAGGAAAACTCACTCTGGAGGACTTGGCATCATATGAAGCTAATGTGACTGATGCGTGGAATATTTCTTTGGGAGAGTACCGGATGTACTTCCCTCCACCCCCTTCAGGAGGAGCCATCCTCAGCTTCATCCTCAACATCATGAAAG gaTACAAAATGAATTCAGAACCTAATGCAACTGATGAAAAGATTTTGTTTTATCACCGTTATATTGAAGCTTTAAAATTTGCCAATGGATTAAAGAAATATATCAGAGATCCAAACTTCAGCTCAGACAAA ATGGCAAAGAATTTGACAGAGGATAGCTTTGCAGACAGCATACGGAGTTTGATCAGCAGCGACAGGACTCATGATCCCCAGTATTACGGCGACACCCCGTGTCTGGACAGCATCGGCACCACACATTTATCTGTGCTGGCTGAAGATGGATCTGCTGTGTCTGTCACCAGCACTATCAACGACGA ATTTGGCTCCAAGGTCCTCTCTCCAAGCACTGGAATCATTCTCAACAACCAGCTGTTTGACTTCTGTAATAGAGCTAATAGCACCTCTCCTG GGGAGCGGCCTCCCTCCAATACAGCACCATCTGTGCTGAAGTCTCAGTCGAAGATGCTGGTGATTGGAGGGTCTGGTGCTGAAATGATTCCACCGGCAGTGGCCTCG GCGGTCATGAACCACCTTTGGTTTGGAAAGAGCCTTAAGGAGGCAATTGTTACTCCTGTTCTTTTTGTCAACTGTCAAAGTGAAGTAAAACTTGAATCTAAGCTTGAAAAG GATGTAGTTGATGGTCTTGAAGCTAAGGGACATAAAATAACACAATTCTACAACGTAGTTAACGCTGTGGAAAAGGCGGGCAGCTGTATCTCTGCATGGTCtgatgaaaggaaaaaaggtGAACCAGCTGGTTACTGA